A region of the Geomonas subterranea genome:
GCGGCTCACGAGAATGCTGAAGAGCGCCTCCTTGACGCGGTCGGCGGTCGGGCGTACCCGCTGGTTTTTCGGAGCCAGCAGCTGCCGGCCCCGGGCGGTTCCAGCGATCACCCGCATGAAGACCACCTCCGGTGTTGGTATGTCATAAAAAGAACAACTCCCTGTCTGCGCAGGCCTGGATGCCATGTAGCGTATCAGGCGGCAGTAACGTATGACATTGTCACGCCAGCTGCTCTATTAGCACGATGCCTTGATAAGGTCAATCAAGTTTGCTGTTGACAGCTCTGGCGACCAGTATATAAATTACCTACTTTTAACTGACTGGCAGGGGGGCGGATGAAAGAAGGGAATGCCTTGGAGCGCAGCGATCTGGCCGGCTATGCCGCCACCAGCACCACATCCCGCGGGCGCAGATACCAGGAGGATTTCAGGGACAACCGTCCCGCCTTCGAACGTGATCGCGACCGCATCATTCACTGCGCCGCTTTCCGGCGCCTGGAGTACAAGACCCAGGTTTTCGTTAACCACGAGGGGGATTATTACCGCACCCGTCTCACGCACTCCCTGGAAGTCGCCCAGATAGGAAAGGGTATCGCGAGGCGGCTTGGCCTGAACGAGGAGTTGACCGAGGCCCTGGCCCTGGCCCACGACCTGGGGCACACCCCCTTCGGCCACACCGGCGAGGAGGTGCTCAACCGCCTGATGGAGGGGTGTGGCGGCTTCGAGCACAACCTGCAGTCGCTCAGGGTGGTGGACGAACTGGAGGAGCGCCATCCCGGTTACAACGGTCTCAACCTTTCGTGGGAGGTGCGCGAAGGGATAGCGAAACATTCCTCGCCCTACGATTCCCCCGCCCCCATCTTCGCCGAGTTTCTCCCCGGAACGGTTCCCACCATCGAAGCGCAGCTTATAAACTTTGCCGACGAGATCGCTTACAACAACCACGACATCGACGACGGCCTCAAGTCCGGCTACATCAACCTGAGCCAGCTCAAGAAGGTGGACCTTTGGAACGAGGTGCACGAGGGGATCGTGGCACGCTACCCCGACATCGACGTAGAGCGCGGCGTGTGCCAGACCGTGAGCGCCCTCATCGGCGTGCTGATCAACGACCTGGTGCAGACCACGGCGGAGAACCTCGCCAAGCTGAAGATAGAGACCCAGGAGGACCTCAGAAGGGTGAACGTCCCGGTGGTATGTTTCAGCCCCGCCATGACCGAGCGCAACGCCCAGTTAAAGCGCTTTCTGTTCCAGAACCTGTACCGCCACTACAAGGTCGAGAGGATGCGGGTCAAGGCCGAGCGCTATTTGGCCGAGTTG
Encoded here:
- a CDS encoding deoxyguanosinetriphosphate triphosphohydrolase, with the protein product MKEGNALERSDLAGYAATSTTSRGRRYQEDFRDNRPAFERDRDRIIHCAAFRRLEYKTQVFVNHEGDYYRTRLTHSLEVAQIGKGIARRLGLNEELTEALALAHDLGHTPFGHTGEEVLNRLMEGCGGFEHNLQSLRVVDELEERHPGYNGLNLSWEVREGIAKHSSPYDSPAPIFAEFLPGTVPTIEAQLINFADEIAYNNHDIDDGLKSGYINLSQLKKVDLWNEVHEGIVARYPDIDVERGVCQTVSALIGVLINDLVQTTAENLAKLKIETQEDLRRVNVPVVCFSPAMTERNAQLKRFLFQNLYRHYKVERMRVKAERYLAELFEVYLKHPTLLPMKHQLKMEREGRERVICDYIAGMTDRFALDEFKRLFEPYERV